The genomic interval GAGTCACTGGGCGCCGTGCCGTGACGCCGCCCATGGCCGCCACGGCGCATCAGCGCTGGACCTCGCGCTCGGCGCCCGTCTCAGTGCCGGACGGGCGGTACCCGCGAGCGACAACTCAACGGGCCTTGCGGCGCTCTTCTGCCAGTCGCGTGTTGAGGCCGCGTTCGGCGGCATCCGCGTAGGCCTTGCAGTTCATCGCCTTGGCGCCAGCCGCGTCCCTGGCCGCATAGTTCCAGCCACTGGCCCCCGGGTGCGGAGTCAGCAGCACATCGCACGGCAGGGCACGCACGGTGGCGAAGGTGCGCCGGTAGTCCTCGACGATGCGCGGATAGCGCGGGTTCGCCAGCAGTTGGTAACCGGGGGAGCTAAGGCTGTCCGCGTAGGCAATGCGCACCGGCTTGCCATCGCGGGTATCGGTCCACGTCCAGCCGATGCTGCCCGGGGTATGCCCCGGCATGAAGTGCGCGGTGAACTCGACGCCGCCCTGTGTGACGACCTCACCGTCCATGACCACCCGGTCCGCCACGACAGGCGGGAAGGTGATGTCATCGCCAAAGTGAAGGTCGTTGCTGCCCCCGCGCGCCAGCAGAACGGCCGACTCGGCGCTGGCCACGACCGTCGCCCCGGTGCGGCGCTTCAGCGCGGCGAAGGGGCCCGCGTGGTCAGCATGTGCGTGGCTGTTCAGCAGCAGGCGCACGTCTTTCGGCGCGAAGCCGCGGCTCTTCAGGTTGGCCAACAGATGGTCGGCCATCTGGGGCATCCCTCCATCGATGAGCACAACGCCGTCCTGGGTCTCCACCAGCAGGGCGGTCAAATCCTCCGTGCCGATCTGCCAGGTGTGGTCGGCGATGCGCAGCGGCTCCATGGGCTGCAACCAGGATGCATCAACGGTATAGGCCTGCAGTTGCGGCAGCGGCGTCGTCGTTGGAGGTGTCGCCGGCGGCGCGGCGACAGCGGTGGCGGCGTTCAGCAGGCAGGCGGCGAGGGCACAGGTGAAGGTCTGGAGGCGCATGGCGAGCAAGGGTGTGGGTAGGTGACAAAAAACCTAGCACGCGGTTCTGAGCGGGCGTTTCGGGTATTCGCGATGACTCCGTGTGGACCATCGGCTCGGGCGCGCGACGACGTGGCGTGAAATGGCGATGCGTTTCCCAACACGCGGATTGTTGCCGGGCGTTCGCTCACCCCCCCTGCGTCACGTGCAATCCCGGAGCGTCTCCTCTACAGACTTCCCCCAGGTCGGAAGCTAGGGTGCGCGGCATGAAGAGCCATGCCACCTTCGTCTTCGCCGACGGCGCCTGCTCCGGCAACCCGGGTCCGGGAGGCTGGGGCGCCATCATCGCCACGCCGGATGGATTGGTGACGGAGCTGGGCGGCCACGAGCCGGAGACCACCAACAACCGGATGGAGCTCACCGCCGTGGGCAAGGCGCTGCGCCACCTGGAGGCCACTCCAGGCCCGCTGCGCATCCACACCGACTCCACCTATGTGATTCAAGGCATCACGCGCTGGGCCTTCGGCTGGAGCAAGCGTGGCTGGAAGACGGCCGACGGCAAGGAGGTCGCCAACACGCCCTACTGGAAGCGACTCATGGCGCTCCTCGCGCAGCGCAAGCAGACCCACACCGGAGAGGCCGCCGCGGTGGAGTGGCACTACGTCCGAGGGCACGTGGGTGTCCCCGGCAACGAGCGCGTCGACGCCATCGCCGTGTCCTTCTCCCGTGGCAAGGGACAGCGGCTCTACACGGGTGCCCTCGCGACCTACGACGTGGACATCTACAACGTGCCCGAGGACACCTCGCTGCCCGAGGAGTCTCCCAAGCAGCGCGAGGCCAAGGCCAAGGCGCACTCCTACCTGAGCCAGGTGGGCCGCAGCGTGAAGCGGCACTCGACGTGGGCCGCATGCGAGCGCCGCGTGAAGGGTGTCTCCGACGCGCGCTTCAAGAAGACTCGCAGCGCCGAGGACGAGGCCCGAATCCTGGAGGACTGGGGCGTGCGTCCCGAGGACGTTCAGTCCGAGGACTGACCTGTGCCCCGCACCGCCGTCAGCAACAAGTCATACTTGCCCCCGAGGAACGTGCGGAAGCCGTGCTGGTGCAGGTAGCGGCGATAGAACGAGAGGTCCTTCACCAACAGGGAGAGGTCCGGCTCGCGAAGGTTCCGCACCCGCGCGCCATAGACCACTTCTCCATCGCGAAAGCGCGAGTTGGGAAACCCCAGCAACAACGTGGCCTGAGGCTCCAGGTGCTCCTGCACCAGCTTGCGCAGCAGCGCGTGGTCATCCACGCCAGGGCTCTGCAGCGTGCCCACGGAGACCACCAGGTGGAATCTCCCCAAGCCCTCCGGCAAGGCGTTGAGGTCCGCGGCGATGAAGCGATGCCGCGCGTCGGGGAAGCGGGCTCGCGCCTCCGCCAACGCACTCGCGCTGTGGTCCACGCCCACGAAGGTGACGTCCGGAGCGCTGTCCAACCACCCGAAGGCGGCCAGCTCATCGCCGCGATTCACGCCCAGGTCCAACACGCGCGCCCCCGAGGGCAGGCTCACGCGGCCCAGCGCCTCCAACCACGGCAACAGGAACCCCGCGTCCTCGAGCTTGCGCACCCGCGCGAAAGCGGACTGTGCGCCATAGCGCTCCTCGACGGAAGAGACCTCCGAGCCACTCGCGCCTCCCGCGTGCCACGACGCCTCCGGGCCCAGCGCCTCGAACGTGAGCGCGACATGTGTCGCATCCACCGCGCGAGGCGTCAGCAGCCGGCAGGACACCCCCTCCGCCAGGTCACACCAGCTTCGCAGCGGCCGGTGCACGAGCGAACCCTCCGGCCCGACCTGCTCCCCGGGATAGCGCCCCCGGCCCAGGTCCGGGTCCGGCACCTCGATGCACACGCGCTCCGCTCCCGCGAGCACCGCCTTCACGTGGCGGACGATGGAGATGAGCGGCTCGTCGCCGAAGCGGCGCGGGAGGGGCACGGCACCAGAGGGGAGAGACATCACCACCAGACTATCCCGAGGACCTCGACGGTTCCGCAGGAGTCTGTACCCACCAGGTGAGCCGCGCGGTCCTCGAATGGCCGGCGGCCCACCTGCGAACCCCCTTCGACTCAGGACGACTGCCGCTGACTCAACGCGACGCTGCCCAGGATGAGCGTGCCGGCGATGACCATCGTGAGCGTCACCGGCTCCCCCAGGAGCAGCGCCGACCACGCCACGCCGAACAGCGGCACCAGGTACGTCACCGTGACGGCGCGAGGAGCACCAATGCGCGCGATGAGGCGGTAGTAGACGACGTACCCCGCCCCGGTGCAGACCACGCCCAGGGCCGCCGCGGCCAGCCACGACGTCCCGGGGATGGCCTGGGCCGGCCAGGTCGCGAGCGCGAACGGCAGCGTCATGAGCGCGGCGAACCCCAGCGTGGAGGCGGCCACAGCTCCCGCCGGAACACCCGTCAGGTGCCGGCGCACCATGTTCGCAGAGATGCCATACAAGAAGGCCGCGAACACCGCCGCGGACACCGCGAGCCCAGGACTCGCCCCTTCAATCTTCGAGCTCGCGAGCACCACCACCCCCGCGAAGCCGATGGCGAGCGCCACCCCGCGACGCGAGGTGATGCGCTCCTTGTAGAACAGGAACGCCACCAGCGAGGTGAAGAGCACCGTCATGCTGTTGGCGATGGCGCTGATGCCCGCGGGCGCCTGCCGCGCGGCCCAGGCGAAGAGCGCGAACGGCACCGCCGCGTTGAGCGCACCCACCAGCGCCAGCTTCGGCCAATGCGCGCGGGTGATGGACCCTCGGGCCTTCAAGAGGAAAGGCAGGAGCACCAACGACCCCAACACCAGCCGCACGGCGACCAGCGGCAAGGGGCCGAAGTCAGCCGCGGCGATGCGCATGAACATGAACGACGCCCCCCAGACGGCGGCCAACCCGCCCAACTCGAGTGGGGTCAACCAGGATGCGGACACAGGGGCGACAGCGGGACGGGCAATCAAAGGGGTGCTCATGGGCGGTTCACCTGGCGGCGCAAGCCACGAATCTCACTCCGGTCGCCCACTATCTGCGCGTCACGCCCTCCTGGCGCAACTTCATGGTATTGGAGGCAGCCACAAACGTGATTTGAGGCTCGCATGCCCCTCCCCACGGCGTGGTTGCCGGCCCTCGCCGCCTTCGAGGCGGCCGCCCGGCACCAGAACTTCGCCCACGCGGCCCAGGAGCTTCACTTGACGGCCAGCGCCGTCAGCCACCATGTGCGCAAGCTGGAGGGCATGCTCGGCGTCACCCTCTTCCAGCGCCACGCGCGCGGCGTCGCGTTGACCATCGAGGGACGGCAGCTCGCGGACGCCGCCGGAGGCGCGCTGACGGACCTCCACGACGTGCTCCGAGACCTCGGAGACCCGCGCAGCGAGCGCCACCTCGTGCGCATCACCACCTTGTACTCCGTGGCGCACACCTGGCTCCTGCCGCGCCTGCCGGACTTCACCGCCGCCCATCCCCAGATGCGCGTGCGGCTCGACACCGAGATGGCGCTGACGCGCTTCGACGACGGAGGTCCGGACCTGGGCATCCGCTTCGGTCCGGGACAGTGGCCCGGGATGACGGCCCATCACCTGATGGCGGATGCGCTCTTCCCCGTCGCCGCCCCCACGCTCCCCGGCATCGAACAGGTCCAGAGTCCCTCCGATATCCAGAAGCTGCCGCTCATCGAGGACCTGGCGCGCCAGGGCTGGCAGGACTGGTTCCGCGCGGCGGAGGTCCACGGGGCCCGGCTCGACGTCCGCCACAGCTTCAGCGACACCAGCAACGCGCTGCTCGCGGCCTCGCGAGGCATGGGCGCCGCGCTCGCGAGAGAACGGGTCTCCGAACCCTTCCTCTCCAGCGGAGGCCTGGTCCGGCTCCCCGGGCCCGTGCTCCCCACCCGCTACGCGTACTTCGTGGTGTACCCCTCCCACCGCCGGCTCCGCGCCGCCGCGCGCACCTTCCTGGACTGGCTCATCGCCCAGCCCGGACGCTCGCCTCCGCCACGCCCCACCTCGACCCCTCCCACACCGTAAGCACCCGGAAGACCGACATGCTCCATCCCCTTCTCGAGGCGCTCGGCCTGGCCGAGCACAACCCCGGCAGCACTCTCGGAAACGGCGTCTGGGCGGACTCGCGCGCCGAGCCCCCGCTGGAGGTCTTCAACCCCACCACGGGCCAGAAGCTCGCGACCGTGTCCTCCGCGAGCGAGCAGGACCAGGAGCAGCTCGTGCGCGCGGCCGCCCAGGCCTTCGTGGCCTGGCGCGAGTTGCCCGCGCCCCGCCGGGGTGAAGCCATCCGCCTGTGCGGCGAGGCCCTGCGCCGGCACAAGGACGCGCTCGGCTCGCTCGTCTCGCTGGAGATGGGCAAGGTGAAGGCCGAGGGCGACGGCGAGGTGCAGGAGATGATCGACATCGCCGACTTCGCGGTGGGCCAGTCGCGCATGTTGTACGGCCTCACCATGCACTCCGAGCGCCCCGGCCATCGCATGTACGAGCAATGGCATCCCCTGGGCGTCGTCGGGGTCATCAGCGCCTTCAACTTCCCCGTGGCCGTGTGGGCCTGGAACGCGTTCATCGCCGCCGTGTGTGGCGACGTGGCCATCTGGAAGCCCTCGCCCAAGACGCCGCTGACGGCCATCGCGGCCACGCGCATCTGCAACGCCGCGCTCAAGGCCGGAGGCTTTCCGGAGGTCTTCTTCCTGCTCAACGCGGCGGGCACCGCGCGGGCCGAGCAGTTGGTGGACGACCCACGCGTCGCCCTGGTGAGCTTCACGGGCTCCTCGGCCGTCGGGCGCCAGGTGGCGGTGCGCGTGGCGCGGCGGCTGGGGCGAAGCCTGCTGGAGCTGGGCGGCAACAACGCCATCATCGTGGACGCCACCGCCGACCTGAAGCTGGCCATCCCCGCCATCGTCTTCGGCGCGGTGGGCACCGCGGGCCAGCGCTGCACCACCACCCGCCGGCTCATCGTCCACGAGTCCATCTTCGAGGACGTGGTGGAGAAGCTCGCCGCCGCCTATGCCCAGGTGAAGACTCGCATTGGAGATCCACTGGAGGCCGGCACGCTGATGGGCCCGCTCATCGACGCGGCCGCGGTGAAGCGCTTCGAGTCCACCGTCGCGAAGGCGCGCGCCGCCGGAGCCCGCGTGGTCTGCGGCGGCAAGACCCTGGCGCGCCCAGGCCACTTCGTGGAGCCCACCCTCATCACCGGGGTGAGCCCCACCGACGCGTGCGTCAAAGAGGAGACCTTCGCGCCCATCCTCTACGTGATGCCTTACCGAACGCTCGACGAGGCCATCGCCCTCCAGAATGGCGTCCCGCAAGGCCTCTCCTCCTCCGTCTTCACCCGGGACTTCCAGACCGCGGAGCGGTTCCTGTCCGCCGCCGGCTCCGACTGCGGCATCGCCAACGTCAACATCGGCACCTCCGGCGCGGAGATTGGCGGCGCCTTCGGCGGAGAGAAGGACACGGGCGGAGGCCGGGAATCCGGCTCGGATGCGTGGAAGGCCTATATGCGCCGGCAGACCAACACCCTGAACTTCTCCAACGCCCTCCCCCTGGCGCAGGGCATCCGCTTCGACCTCTAGACTTGGAGGGAGACCGCCTCGCACGCGGAGCCACGTCCGCCCCCAGGCGGCTGGTCCACTCCCATCCGCGAAGCCAAGCTCTCTCCGCATTCCAGGTACTACGAGCCCCAATCGACGCGGGAGTTGATAACCCCCTCTCGTATGTCCCTGGGTTTCGCTCTACCCTGGAGGTCCTCACCAGGAGCGTTCGCGATCAACACCTCGACCTCCCCTACCGCCCCCGCCGGTTGGCACGACATCCTCGTGCGTCACCTCGAACCCTTGCTCGGAGGCTTCACCGCCAAGATGGCCATCCATACGGCGGCGCTACGTGCGCTCAAGCGGCCCCCCGAGCAGGTCACCCTTCAGGACCTCCCGCAATTGCTCGAAGGCCTCAAGCCGATGTTGAACACCTTCATTGGCGCGCTCCACGCCAAGGTCATCCTCGCGGAGATCGCCACCTCGCTGGAGAAGGCACGATGAGCTCCTCCTCCAGCCGCGCTTCCTCGTCCGTCGCCCCGTGGTTCATCGGCGTCGTGGTGCTGCAGCTCGCGCACCTCTTCGCCGTCTCCACGTCCCGGCCCGAACACCTCGCGTTCATCCACGACATCGCCGGTTGGTGCAGCGGCCTGCTGGCCGTCGCCGGCACGTTCGCCGCGGCGAGCGCCTTCGGCTCCGGCGACTACCTGCGCCGGGTCTGGGGCGGGCTCACGGCCGGCGCGCTCTTGTCGCTGATGAGCGCGGCCATGCGCAGCTACTGGCTGCACACCGTGCCGGACGTCCCCTTCACCGCGTCGCCGCTCTTGCCCTTCCGCATGGTCGTCGTGGTGCTGGCCAACGTCGCCACCACGTTCGCGCTCGTGCTCCTGGCCCGGACCTACCGCCAGTCGGGCCTGCAGCCTCCGTCCAGTCCTCGCGCCAGCGCGCTGTGGGCGGTGACGGCGCTCGCGGCGCTGGCCGTGGGTGTCCCCGCGCTCGTGACGGAGGCGCGCAACCTGGTCTCCGGCGAAAACCCCACGGCGTCGACCGTCATCAGCCTGGCGTCGACGCTGGCGGACATGACCATCATCTTCATGGTCGCCCCCATCCTGCGCGTGGCGTACATGCTGCGCGGCGGGAAGCTGGCCTGGGTGTGGTGGGCCATGGGCCTGTCGGGCGCGACGTGGTTGCTCTACGACGCGCGCGTGTGGCTGGCCCCGCTGCTCCCCGGCGGCGAGGCCCTGGGCGCGGAGCTGCTGCGCTCACTGCGCACCTCCGGGCTCGTGCTGTTGGGATTGGCCGGCTGGCTCCAGCGCTCGGCCCTGGGACCGCAGAAGGCGGAGGCTTCGGAGCCCTCGCTCCACACCTCCGCGGGCACTCCCTGACGTCTCGTCGTCCTTGGGGCACGGCCTCCTGCGCCGTGCCCCTGACGCGGCTCAGCCCGCGTTGGCTTTCTTGTAGCGCAGCCGCTTGAGGGCCTCGAACTTCATCCGGTCCCTGGGCGGCGTCGTCGCCACCAGCCCCTCCAGCATCCGCTTCGAGCTCTGGTAGATCTCCTCGACGGCCACGTCGAACGCGTCGGCGTTCTGCTTGGACGGCTTGCGGGTCCCGGCGATCTTCCGGACGAACTGCAGGGCCGCCGCGCGGATGTCGTCATCGGTGGCGGGGGGCGTGAAGTTGAACAGGGGCTTGATGTTCCGGCACATGACTCCAGGGTAGTCCATCCCCGGAGTCGAAGTGCGCGCGGCCCTTCCCCACACGCCCGCTCGTCACGCCTCTCTGCGAGCACACGCCGCGGCCCGGTCGAGGAGCAGCGTCTGCTCGCGCACGTTGCGCGTGAGCGCGGCCGCCTTCTCGAACTCCTTCCGGGCCTCGTCGAAGCGCCCCAGCTTGCGCAGCAGGTCTCCGCGCACGCTGGGCAGCAGGTGGTAGTGCGCCAGCGAGGGCTCCGAGGTCAACGTGTCCACGACGGCCAGCCCCGCCGCGGGGCCATAGGCCATGGACAGCGCCACCGCGCGGTTGAGCTCCACCACCGGCGACGGCGTGAGCCGCACCAGCACCGCGTACAGCGAGGCGATGCGGGCCCAGTCCGTGTCCTCCGCCCGCCGGGCCCGGGCATGGCACGCCGCGAGCGCGGCTTGCAGCGCGTAGGGCCCTTGCGCGCCGCCCAGCTTCTCCGCGCGCTCCAGCGCCGTGAGTCCGCGGCGGATGAGGAGTTGGTCCCACAGCGCGCGGTTCTGGTCGAGCAGGAGCACCGGCTGCCCCTTGGGCCCCACCCGCGCCCTCGCGCGCGACGCCTGGATTTCCATCAGCGCCACCAGGCCATGGACCTCCGCCTCCTGCGGCGCGAGCTCCGCGAGGATGCGCCCCAACCGCAGCGCGTCCGCGCACAGCTCCGGACGCATCCAGTCGTCTCCGGCCGTCGCGGAGTAGCCCTCGTTGAAGACGAGGTAGATGACCTCCAGCACGGAGGCCAGCCGGCTGGCGAGCTCCTCGCCCCGAGGCAGCTCGAAGGGGACCTTCTCCTCGGACAGCGTGCGCTTGGCGCGGACGATGCGCTGCGCGACGGTGGTCGACGGCACCAGGAAGGCGCGAGCAATCTCCTCCGTCGTCAGGCCCCCGAGCAGGCGCAGGGTGAGCGCGACGCGCGCCTCCGTGGACAGGATGGGGTGGCAGGAGATGAACATGAGGCGCAGCAGGTCATCGCCCACCTCGTTGTCGAGCGCCGCGTCCAGGTCCGGCGTGCCCCCATGGGCCTGGTCCGACTCGAGCTCGTGGCCCAGCTCCTCGTGCTTGCGCTCGACGCGTTTGCCCCGGCGCAGCTCGTCGATGGCGCGGCGCTTCGCCGTCGCCATCAGCCAGGCCCCCGGGTTGTCGGGGATGCCGGACTCGGTCCAGCGCTCGAGCGCCGCGACCAGGGCATCCTGCGCCAGCTCTTCCGCGAGCCCGACGTCGCGGACCATGCGCGTCAGACCTGCGATGAGCCGCGCGGACTCGATGCGCCAGACTGCTTCAATGGCGCGATGCTTGTTGGAAACCGTCACGCGGCCGACTAGAGCACCCTCGCCCGCCGATGCAAGGCCGGCCCGTCCACGCCGTCAAGGAACCCGAGTGGCCGACGGGCGGACACCGGCCACACTGTGGGGGGCTTCCCACAGCCCTCCCGCGACTCCCGTGCAGCGGCGCATCCAGGTCTGGACTATTCCCCGCGGCTCGCCTTGTCCTCGCGCCACCAGTGGCTCATCCGCTCGTGGACCTCGGCCTCGTAGCCTTCCTTGCTCGGACGGTAGAAGACGGAGCGCTCCAGCGGCGGGGGCAGATAGACCTGTCCGGGCGCGTAGTGGTCCTTGAAGTCCCACGGCGGCTGATAGCCCTTGCCGTGCCCCAGCTCCTTGAGCAGGTCGGTGGGGGCGTTGCGCAGCGGCAGCGGAGGCGCGGCGTTGGGGTGCTCCTCCAGCGCGGCCATCGCCGCGTTCATCGCGGCATAGGCGCGGTTGCTCTTGCGCGCGGTGGCCAGGGTGATGACGGCGTGTGCGACGAACAGCCGGCCCTCCGGCATGCCCGTGGAGTGGAAGCCCTCCTCGCAGGCCCGGACGATGGTGATGGCCTCGGGCATCGCCATGCCCACGTCCTCCACGGCGATGACCTTGAGGCGGCGCCACAGCGACACCACATCCCCTGTCTGCAGCAGCTTCGCGGCCCAGAAGATGGCGCCCTGCGCATTGGAGCCCCGGCAGGACTTCTGGAGCGCGCTGAGCAGGTCGAAGTGCTGGTCGCCGTCCTTGTCGTGGCGCGACAGCCCGGTGCCCACCGCCTCGCGCGCGGTGTCCACGGTGATTTCGCCGCCATCCGCCGTCAGGCCCGCGGCCATCTCCAGCGCGCCCAGCGCCTTGCGCACGTCCCCGGCGCCACCTCGCGCCAGGAGCGCGAGCGCCTCGTCGCCCACCGTCAGCCCGCGCTTGCCCAAACCGCGCTTCTCGTCGGAGAGCGCCCGGCGCAGC from Myxococcus stipitatus carries:
- a CDS encoding DMT family transporter: MSTPLIARPAVAPVSASWLTPLELGGLAAVWGASFMFMRIAAADFGPLPLVAVRLVLGSLVLLPFLLKARGSITRAHWPKLALVGALNAAVPFALFAWAARQAPAGISAIANSMTVLFTSLVAFLFYKERITSRRGVALAIGFAGVVVLASSKIEGASPGLAVSAAVFAAFLYGISANMVRRHLTGVPAGAVAASTLGFAALMTLPFALATWPAQAIPGTSWLAAAALGVVCTGAGYVVYYRLIARIGAPRAVTVTYLVPLFGVAWSALLLGEPVTLTMVIAGTLILGSVALSQRQSS
- a CDS encoding class I SAM-dependent methyltransferase, with the translated sequence MSLPSGAVPLPRRFGDEPLISIVRHVKAVLAGAERVCIEVPDPDLGRGRYPGEQVGPEGSLVHRPLRSWCDLAEGVSCRLLTPRAVDATHVALTFEALGPEASWHAGGASGSEVSSVEERYGAQSAFARVRKLEDAGFLLPWLEALGRVSLPSGARVLDLGVNRGDELAAFGWLDSAPDVTFVGVDHSASALAEARARFPDARHRFIAADLNALPEGLGRFHLVVSVGTLQSPGVDDHALLRKLVQEHLEPQATLLLGFPNSRFRDGEVVYGARVRNLREPDLSLLVKDLSFYRRYLHQHGFRTFLGGKYDLLLTAVRGTGQSSD
- a CDS encoding replication-associated recombination protein A translates to MSDGPDLFSASVDVNRFAPLAERMRPRTPDEFIGQTHLLGPGAPLRRLMERKQIVSSLFWGPPGVGKTTLARMLASGVDAELVILSAVSDGIPRIREVVAEAERRRNQYSRRTVLFVDEIHRWAKNVQEQALPHVESGLFVLLGATTENVSFEVRPALISRCRVFQLQELTLSDIQGGLRRALSDEKRGLGKRGLTVGDEALALLARGGAGDVRKALGALEMAAGLTADGGEITVDTAREAVGTGLSRHDKDGDQHFDLLSALQKSCRGSNAQGAIFWAAKLLQTGDVVSLWRRLKVIAVEDVGMAMPEAITIVRACEEGFHSTGMPEGRLFVAHAVITLATARKSNRAYAAMNAAMAALEEHPNAAPPLPLRNAPTDLLKELGHGKGYQPPWDFKDHYAPGQVYLPPPLERSVFYRPSKEGYEAEVHERMSHWWREDKASRGE
- a CDS encoding RNA polymerase sigma factor, giving the protein MTVSNKHRAIEAVWRIESARLIAGLTRMVRDVGLAEELAQDALVAALERWTESGIPDNPGAWLMATAKRRAIDELRRGKRVERKHEELGHELESDQAHGGTPDLDAALDNEVGDDLLRLMFISCHPILSTEARVALTLRLLGGLTTEEIARAFLVPSTTVAQRIVRAKRTLSEEKVPFELPRGEELASRLASVLEVIYLVFNEGYSATAGDDWMRPELCADALRLGRILAELAPQEAEVHGLVALMEIQASRARARVGPKGQPVLLLDQNRALWDQLLIRRGLTALERAEKLGGAQGPYALQAALAACHARARRAEDTDWARIASLYAVLVRLTPSPVVELNRAVALSMAYGPAAGLAVVDTLTSEPSLAHYHLLPSVRGDLLRKLGRFDEARKEFEKAAALTRNVREQTLLLDRAAACARREA
- the bla gene encoding subclass B3 metallo-beta-lactamase, which translates into the protein MRLQTFTCALAACLLNAATAVAAPPATPPTTTPLPQLQAYTVDASWLQPMEPLRIADHTWQIGTEDLTALLVETQDGVVLIDGGMPQMADHLLANLKSRGFAPKDVRLLLNSHAHADHAGPFAALKRRTGATVVASAESAVLLARGGSNDLHFGDDITFPPVVADRVVMDGEVVTQGGVEFTAHFMPGHTPGSIGWTWTDTRDGKPVRIAYADSLSSPGYQLLANPRYPRIVEDYRRTFATVRALPCDVLLTPHPGASGWNYAARDAAGAKAMNCKAYADAAERGLNTRLAEERRKAR
- a CDS encoding DUF2277 domain-containing protein; translated protein: MCRNIKPLFNFTPPATDDDIRAAALQFVRKIAGTRKPSKQNADAFDVAVEEIYQSSKRMLEGLVATTPPRDRMKFEALKRLRYKKANAG
- the amaB gene encoding L-piperidine-6-carboxylate dehydrogenase, producing MLHPLLEALGLAEHNPGSTLGNGVWADSRAEPPLEVFNPTTGQKLATVSSASEQDQEQLVRAAAQAFVAWRELPAPRRGEAIRLCGEALRRHKDALGSLVSLEMGKVKAEGDGEVQEMIDIADFAVGQSRMLYGLTMHSERPGHRMYEQWHPLGVVGVISAFNFPVAVWAWNAFIAAVCGDVAIWKPSPKTPLTAIAATRICNAALKAGGFPEVFFLLNAAGTARAEQLVDDPRVALVSFTGSSAVGRQVAVRVARRLGRSLLELGGNNAIIVDATADLKLAIPAIVFGAVGTAGQRCTTTRRLIVHESIFEDVVEKLAAAYAQVKTRIGDPLEAGTLMGPLIDAAAVKRFESTVAKARAAGARVVCGGKTLARPGHFVEPTLITGVSPTDACVKEETFAPILYVMPYRTLDEAIALQNGVPQGLSSSVFTRDFQTAERFLSAAGSDCGIANVNIGTSGAEIGGAFGGEKDTGGGRESGSDAWKAYMRRQTNTLNFSNALPLAQGIRFDL
- a CDS encoding RNase H family protein, with protein sequence MKSHATFVFADGACSGNPGPGGWGAIIATPDGLVTELGGHEPETTNNRMELTAVGKALRHLEATPGPLRIHTDSTYVIQGITRWAFGWSKRGWKTADGKEVANTPYWKRLMALLAQRKQTHTGEAAAVEWHYVRGHVGVPGNERVDAIAVSFSRGKGQRLYTGALATYDVDIYNVPEDTSLPEESPKQREAKAKAHSYLSQVGRSVKRHSTWAACERRVKGVSDARFKKTRSAEDEARILEDWGVRPEDVQSED
- a CDS encoding LysR substrate-binding domain-containing protein gives rise to the protein MPLPTAWLPALAAFEAAARHQNFAHAAQELHLTASAVSHHVRKLEGMLGVTLFQRHARGVALTIEGRQLADAAGGALTDLHDVLRDLGDPRSERHLVRITTLYSVAHTWLLPRLPDFTAAHPQMRVRLDTEMALTRFDDGGPDLGIRFGPGQWPGMTAHHLMADALFPVAAPTLPGIEQVQSPSDIQKLPLIEDLARQGWQDWFRAAEVHGARLDVRHSFSDTSNALLAASRGMGAALARERVSEPFLSSGGLVRLPGPVLPTRYAYFVVYPSHRRLRAAARTFLDWLIAQPGRSPPPRPTSTPPTP